Proteins encoded in a region of the Suricata suricatta isolate VVHF042 chromosome 10, meerkat_22Aug2017_6uvM2_HiC, whole genome shotgun sequence genome:
- the ZNF438 gene encoding zinc finger protein 438 isoform X1 yields MWRESNSVSRLTLRVWCRQNRDVVIQVKYIIMQNSSSVPPKDQQGESNISSGTIQSGKGLQSKSHFRTIAPKLVPRVVTPRPLSCPSASLSDQVNSGPSINAKPLGVPTQNYALMQLAGQEGTFSLVALPPVPSTQPIQKPRLALPENLKLPIPRYQPLRNNKGSRRKPARSSSESGGGIPPAQTHTSLSPPDLPEPPHRPSPSEQVPSLDPSPTSVSTAALTHRRGPGDSPPPGTNSRGNLNPPATPMVSTPEEPSAKWGLAETPGKANVVSEETYRKPSAFASGKCREQADLAKAMTILSPAVFSSEVQLISPVPRGKLPILPYASGRAAEVCGGRPEGSLPGASMPGLRAACGKAPSVPERPTAASNMLGKTPAPQSPCESTFCAATRPDLSHKAKLSGGAAKRRVRRRKVPDEILAFQGKRRKCVVNKCKDSKERVKADLQESSDQKPGALKKYRSIMPKPVIVVSTLAPLTSPAGTLQPPMPSSLGQDVLLSSPLVPKYPSCKQDSGTSPQPGATLRNGLSGIKKLWHRCHICNLHFQFKQHLRDHMNIHTNRRPYICRLCRKAYVHPGSLSTHMNLHHGESRLKKLVCCEFCAKVFGHVRVYLGHLKEVHRVVISTEPSPGERQPGDASKNRGLTTRGPEGPVERENKTSLEEDLLLTQADEVKLQIKCGRCQITAPSFAEIKFHLLYVHGEEIEGRLQEEVLPGSTETQEELVKHATPFWKQHPERRKLVKRCPPDEDLHAFPKLKRQPCLHHHSDVERLRKMEGVQAGRREPPGSAPRGSEGPSPHTLLLEAQSGFNCVLCAQTLARKEEVLRHWEQEHNCEDPPKLWTILSALSSQGVSGLPGETKK; encoded by the exons GTGAATCAAACATCTCTTCTGGGACGATTCAGAGTGGGAAGGGTTTACAGAGTAAGAGTCACTTTAGGACCATTGCACCGAAACTCGTGCCCAGAGTCGTGACGCCCAGACCGCTGTCATGCCCTTCAGCATCACTCTCTGACCAGGTGAATTCTGGACCCTCCATCAATGCCAAGCCCCTGGGGGTGCCCACCCAAAATTATGCTCTGATGCAGCTTGCTGGACAGGAGGGGACGTTTTCTCTCGTTGCTCTGCCACCTGTCCCCTCCACTCAGCCAATCCAGAAACCCAGACTGGCGCTGCCTGAAAACCTGAAGCTGCCTATTCCCCGATACCAACCCCTGAGAAATAACAAAGGATCAAGAAGGAAACCTGCTCGGAGCTCCTCTGAGAGTGGAGGTGGCATACCTCCTGCCCAGACCCACACGTCCCTCTCCCCACCTGACCTTCCCGAACCCCCACACAGACCCAGTCCATCGGAGCAAGTGCCCTCACTAGACCCGAGCCCAACCAGCGTCAGCACAGCAGCACTGACCCACCGCCGTGGCCCCGGAGACTCTCCACCCCCAGGGACCAACAGCCGTGGCAATCTGAACCCTCCTGCCACCCCGATGGTGTCCACTCCAGAGGAGCCCTCAGCCAAGTGGGGCCTCGCAGAGACTCCAGGGAAGGCAAATGTGGTGAGTGAGGAAACCTACCGTAAACCTTCTGCCTTTGCCAGTGGAAAATGCAGAGAACAAGCTGATCTTGCAAAAGCCATGACCATCTTGTCTCCAGCTGTGTTCAGCAGTGAGGTTCAGCTGATCTCTCCGGTCCCCAGAGGTAAACTGCCCATCCTGCCCTATGCCAGCGGGAGAGCAGCAGAGGTGTGCGGGGGCCGGCCAGAAGGGAGCCTCCCGGGCGCTTCCATGCCCGGGCTCCGGGCAGCCTGTGGTAAGGCGCCCTCCGTCCCAGAGCGCCCTACTGCAGCCTCCAACATGCTCGGCAAGACACCTGCCCCACAGAGCCCCTGTGAAAGCACCTTTTGTGCGGCCACCAGACCGGATCTCAGCCACAAAGCAAAACTCAGCGGCGGGGCAGCAAAGAGAAGAGTAAGACGACGAAAGGTACCAGATGAAATTTTGGCATTtcaaggaaagaggaggaaatgtgTCGTTAATAAGTGTAAAGATAGTAAAGAAAGAGTAAAAGCTGATCTGCAAGAATCCAGTGACCAAAAACCAGGGGCTCTGAAGAAATACCGCAGCATCATGCCCAAGCCTGTGATTGTTGTGTCCACTTTGGCTCCCCTGACTTCTCCTGCAGGCACACTGCAGCCGCCGATGCCCAGCAGCCTCGGGCAGGACGTGTTGTTAAGCAGTCCCCTCGTGCCCAAGTACCCCAGCTGTAAGCAGGACAGCGGCACCTCCCCTCAGCCGGGCGCCACGCTGAGAAATGGACTCTCGGGCATTAAGAAACTGTGGCACAGGTGTCACATCTGTAACCTCCACTTCCAGTTCAAACAGCACCTCCGGGACCACATGAACATTCACACCAACAGACGGCCTTACATCTGCCGGCTCTGCCGCAAGGCCTACGTGCATCCCGGCAGCCTGAGCACACACATGAACCTCCATCACGGGGAGAGCCGTCTGAAGAAACTCGTGTGCTGTGAGTTTTGTGCAAAAGTGTTTGGCCACGTCAGGGTCTACTTGGGCCACTTAAAAGAAGTACACCGGGTGgtcatcagcacggagccctccCCCGGCGAAAGGCAGCCAGGGGACGCATCCAAGAACAGAGGCCTGACCACGAGAGGGCCAGAGGGACCAGTGGAGAG GGAAAACAAGACAAGCCTGGAAGAAGACCTCCTCCTAACCCAGGCAGACGAAGTCAAATTACAAATCAAATGTGGCCGCTGTCAGATCACCGCTCCGTCTTTTGCTGAAATCAAGTTTCATTTACTTTACGTTCATGGAGAGGAAATTGAGGGCCGGCTGCAAGAGGAGGTCTTACCAGGAAGCACAGAAACTCAGGAAGAACTGGTGAAACACGCCACTCCTTTCTGGAAACAACATCCTGAGAGAAGGAAGCTGGTCAAGCGCTGTCCCCCTGATGAAGACTTACACGCATTTCCTAAACTAAAAAGGCAGCCCTGCCTTCATCATCACAGTGATGTGGAAAGACTCAGGAAAATGGAGGGAGTCCAAGCCGGACGCAGGGAGCCGCCAGGGTCGGCTCCCCGGGGCTCTGAGGGTCCCAGCCCCCACACCCTCCTCCTGGAGGCCCAATCAGGCTTTAACTGTGTCCTCTGTGCACAGACGCTGGCGAGGAAAGAAGAGGTCCTCCGGCACTGGGAGCAGGAGCACAACTGTGAGGACCCTCCCAAGCTGTGGACAATTTTAAGTGCACTCTCTAGCCAGGGGGTGAGCGGACTTCCCGGGGAAACTAAGAAATGA
- the ZNF438 gene encoding zinc finger protein 438 isoform X2, with protein MNTRDVVIQVKYIIMQNSSSVPPKDQQGESNISSGTIQSGKGLQSKSHFRTIAPKLVPRVVTPRPLSCPSASLSDQVNSGPSINAKPLGVPTQNYALMQLAGQEGTFSLVALPPVPSTQPIQKPRLALPENLKLPIPRYQPLRNNKGSRRKPARSSSESGGGIPPAQTHTSLSPPDLPEPPHRPSPSEQVPSLDPSPTSVSTAALTHRRGPGDSPPPGTNSRGNLNPPATPMVSTPEEPSAKWGLAETPGKANVVSEETYRKPSAFASGKCREQADLAKAMTILSPAVFSSEVQLISPVPRGKLPILPYASGRAAEVCGGRPEGSLPGASMPGLRAACGKAPSVPERPTAASNMLGKTPAPQSPCESTFCAATRPDLSHKAKLSGGAAKRRVRRRKVPDEILAFQGKRRKCVVNKCKDSKERVKADLQESSDQKPGALKKYRSIMPKPVIVVSTLAPLTSPAGTLQPPMPSSLGQDVLLSSPLVPKYPSCKQDSGTSPQPGATLRNGLSGIKKLWHRCHICNLHFQFKQHLRDHMNIHTNRRPYICRLCRKAYVHPGSLSTHMNLHHGESRLKKLVCCEFCAKVFGHVRVYLGHLKEVHRVVISTEPSPGERQPGDASKNRGLTTRGPEGPVERENKTSLEEDLLLTQADEVKLQIKCGRCQITAPSFAEIKFHLLYVHGEEIEGRLQEEVLPGSTETQEELVKHATPFWKQHPERRKLVKRCPPDEDLHAFPKLKRQPCLHHHSDVERLRKMEGVQAGRREPPGSAPRGSEGPSPHTLLLEAQSGFNCVLCAQTLARKEEVLRHWEQEHNCEDPPKLWTILSALSSQGVSGLPGETKK; from the exons GTGAATCAAACATCTCTTCTGGGACGATTCAGAGTGGGAAGGGTTTACAGAGTAAGAGTCACTTTAGGACCATTGCACCGAAACTCGTGCCCAGAGTCGTGACGCCCAGACCGCTGTCATGCCCTTCAGCATCACTCTCTGACCAGGTGAATTCTGGACCCTCCATCAATGCCAAGCCCCTGGGGGTGCCCACCCAAAATTATGCTCTGATGCAGCTTGCTGGACAGGAGGGGACGTTTTCTCTCGTTGCTCTGCCACCTGTCCCCTCCACTCAGCCAATCCAGAAACCCAGACTGGCGCTGCCTGAAAACCTGAAGCTGCCTATTCCCCGATACCAACCCCTGAGAAATAACAAAGGATCAAGAAGGAAACCTGCTCGGAGCTCCTCTGAGAGTGGAGGTGGCATACCTCCTGCCCAGACCCACACGTCCCTCTCCCCACCTGACCTTCCCGAACCCCCACACAGACCCAGTCCATCGGAGCAAGTGCCCTCACTAGACCCGAGCCCAACCAGCGTCAGCACAGCAGCACTGACCCACCGCCGTGGCCCCGGAGACTCTCCACCCCCAGGGACCAACAGCCGTGGCAATCTGAACCCTCCTGCCACCCCGATGGTGTCCACTCCAGAGGAGCCCTCAGCCAAGTGGGGCCTCGCAGAGACTCCAGGGAAGGCAAATGTGGTGAGTGAGGAAACCTACCGTAAACCTTCTGCCTTTGCCAGTGGAAAATGCAGAGAACAAGCTGATCTTGCAAAAGCCATGACCATCTTGTCTCCAGCTGTGTTCAGCAGTGAGGTTCAGCTGATCTCTCCGGTCCCCAGAGGTAAACTGCCCATCCTGCCCTATGCCAGCGGGAGAGCAGCAGAGGTGTGCGGGGGCCGGCCAGAAGGGAGCCTCCCGGGCGCTTCCATGCCCGGGCTCCGGGCAGCCTGTGGTAAGGCGCCCTCCGTCCCAGAGCGCCCTACTGCAGCCTCCAACATGCTCGGCAAGACACCTGCCCCACAGAGCCCCTGTGAAAGCACCTTTTGTGCGGCCACCAGACCGGATCTCAGCCACAAAGCAAAACTCAGCGGCGGGGCAGCAAAGAGAAGAGTAAGACGACGAAAGGTACCAGATGAAATTTTGGCATTtcaaggaaagaggaggaaatgtgTCGTTAATAAGTGTAAAGATAGTAAAGAAAGAGTAAAAGCTGATCTGCAAGAATCCAGTGACCAAAAACCAGGGGCTCTGAAGAAATACCGCAGCATCATGCCCAAGCCTGTGATTGTTGTGTCCACTTTGGCTCCCCTGACTTCTCCTGCAGGCACACTGCAGCCGCCGATGCCCAGCAGCCTCGGGCAGGACGTGTTGTTAAGCAGTCCCCTCGTGCCCAAGTACCCCAGCTGTAAGCAGGACAGCGGCACCTCCCCTCAGCCGGGCGCCACGCTGAGAAATGGACTCTCGGGCATTAAGAAACTGTGGCACAGGTGTCACATCTGTAACCTCCACTTCCAGTTCAAACAGCACCTCCGGGACCACATGAACATTCACACCAACAGACGGCCTTACATCTGCCGGCTCTGCCGCAAGGCCTACGTGCATCCCGGCAGCCTGAGCACACACATGAACCTCCATCACGGGGAGAGCCGTCTGAAGAAACTCGTGTGCTGTGAGTTTTGTGCAAAAGTGTTTGGCCACGTCAGGGTCTACTTGGGCCACTTAAAAGAAGTACACCGGGTGgtcatcagcacggagccctccCCCGGCGAAAGGCAGCCAGGGGACGCATCCAAGAACAGAGGCCTGACCACGAGAGGGCCAGAGGGACCAGTGGAGAG GGAAAACAAGACAAGCCTGGAAGAAGACCTCCTCCTAACCCAGGCAGACGAAGTCAAATTACAAATCAAATGTGGCCGCTGTCAGATCACCGCTCCGTCTTTTGCTGAAATCAAGTTTCATTTACTTTACGTTCATGGAGAGGAAATTGAGGGCCGGCTGCAAGAGGAGGTCTTACCAGGAAGCACAGAAACTCAGGAAGAACTGGTGAAACACGCCACTCCTTTCTGGAAACAACATCCTGAGAGAAGGAAGCTGGTCAAGCGCTGTCCCCCTGATGAAGACTTACACGCATTTCCTAAACTAAAAAGGCAGCCCTGCCTTCATCATCACAGTGATGTGGAAAGACTCAGGAAAATGGAGGGAGTCCAAGCCGGACGCAGGGAGCCGCCAGGGTCGGCTCCCCGGGGCTCTGAGGGTCCCAGCCCCCACACCCTCCTCCTGGAGGCCCAATCAGGCTTTAACTGTGTCCTCTGTGCACAGACGCTGGCGAGGAAAGAAGAGGTCCTCCGGCACTGGGAGCAGGAGCACAACTGTGAGGACCCTCCCAAGCTGTGGACAATTTTAAGTGCACTCTCTAGCCAGGGGGTGAGCGGACTTCCCGGGGAAACTAAGAAATGA
- the ZNF438 gene encoding zinc finger protein 438 isoform X4 produces MTDQAQDRLSSRSSVLGESNISSGTIQSGKGLQSKSHFRTIAPKLVPRVVTPRPLSCPSASLSDQVNSGPSINAKPLGVPTQNYALMQLAGQEGTFSLVALPPVPSTQPIQKPRLALPENLKLPIPRYQPLRNNKGSRRKPARSSSESGGGIPPAQTHTSLSPPDLPEPPHRPSPSEQVPSLDPSPTSVSTAALTHRRGPGDSPPPGTNSRGNLNPPATPMVSTPEEPSAKWGLAETPGKANVVSEETYRKPSAFASGKCREQADLAKAMTILSPAVFSSEVQLISPVPRGKLPILPYASGRAAEVCGGRPEGSLPGASMPGLRAACGKAPSVPERPTAASNMLGKTPAPQSPCESTFCAATRPDLSHKAKLSGGAAKRRVRRRKVPDEILAFQGKRRKCVVNKCKDSKERVKADLQESSDQKPGALKKYRSIMPKPVIVVSTLAPLTSPAGTLQPPMPSSLGQDVLLSSPLVPKYPSCKQDSGTSPQPGATLRNGLSGIKKLWHRCHICNLHFQFKQHLRDHMNIHTNRRPYICRLCRKAYVHPGSLSTHMNLHHGESRLKKLVCCEFCAKVFGHVRVYLGHLKEVHRVVISTEPSPGERQPGDASKNRGLTTRGPEGPVERENKTSLEEDLLLTQADEVKLQIKCGRCQITAPSFAEIKFHLLYVHGEEIEGRLQEEVLPGSTETQEELVKHATPFWKQHPERRKLVKRCPPDEDLHAFPKLKRQPCLHHHSDVERLRKMEGVQAGRREPPGSAPRGSEGPSPHTLLLEAQSGFNCVLCAQTLARKEEVLRHWEQEHNCEDPPKLWTILSALSSQGVSGLPGETKK; encoded by the exons ATGACTGATCAAGCACAGGACCGCTTATCTTCCAGGTCTTCTGTACTCG GTGAATCAAACATCTCTTCTGGGACGATTCAGAGTGGGAAGGGTTTACAGAGTAAGAGTCACTTTAGGACCATTGCACCGAAACTCGTGCCCAGAGTCGTGACGCCCAGACCGCTGTCATGCCCTTCAGCATCACTCTCTGACCAGGTGAATTCTGGACCCTCCATCAATGCCAAGCCCCTGGGGGTGCCCACCCAAAATTATGCTCTGATGCAGCTTGCTGGACAGGAGGGGACGTTTTCTCTCGTTGCTCTGCCACCTGTCCCCTCCACTCAGCCAATCCAGAAACCCAGACTGGCGCTGCCTGAAAACCTGAAGCTGCCTATTCCCCGATACCAACCCCTGAGAAATAACAAAGGATCAAGAAGGAAACCTGCTCGGAGCTCCTCTGAGAGTGGAGGTGGCATACCTCCTGCCCAGACCCACACGTCCCTCTCCCCACCTGACCTTCCCGAACCCCCACACAGACCCAGTCCATCGGAGCAAGTGCCCTCACTAGACCCGAGCCCAACCAGCGTCAGCACAGCAGCACTGACCCACCGCCGTGGCCCCGGAGACTCTCCACCCCCAGGGACCAACAGCCGTGGCAATCTGAACCCTCCTGCCACCCCGATGGTGTCCACTCCAGAGGAGCCCTCAGCCAAGTGGGGCCTCGCAGAGACTCCAGGGAAGGCAAATGTGGTGAGTGAGGAAACCTACCGTAAACCTTCTGCCTTTGCCAGTGGAAAATGCAGAGAACAAGCTGATCTTGCAAAAGCCATGACCATCTTGTCTCCAGCTGTGTTCAGCAGTGAGGTTCAGCTGATCTCTCCGGTCCCCAGAGGTAAACTGCCCATCCTGCCCTATGCCAGCGGGAGAGCAGCAGAGGTGTGCGGGGGCCGGCCAGAAGGGAGCCTCCCGGGCGCTTCCATGCCCGGGCTCCGGGCAGCCTGTGGTAAGGCGCCCTCCGTCCCAGAGCGCCCTACTGCAGCCTCCAACATGCTCGGCAAGACACCTGCCCCACAGAGCCCCTGTGAAAGCACCTTTTGTGCGGCCACCAGACCGGATCTCAGCCACAAAGCAAAACTCAGCGGCGGGGCAGCAAAGAGAAGAGTAAGACGACGAAAGGTACCAGATGAAATTTTGGCATTtcaaggaaagaggaggaaatgtgTCGTTAATAAGTGTAAAGATAGTAAAGAAAGAGTAAAAGCTGATCTGCAAGAATCCAGTGACCAAAAACCAGGGGCTCTGAAGAAATACCGCAGCATCATGCCCAAGCCTGTGATTGTTGTGTCCACTTTGGCTCCCCTGACTTCTCCTGCAGGCACACTGCAGCCGCCGATGCCCAGCAGCCTCGGGCAGGACGTGTTGTTAAGCAGTCCCCTCGTGCCCAAGTACCCCAGCTGTAAGCAGGACAGCGGCACCTCCCCTCAGCCGGGCGCCACGCTGAGAAATGGACTCTCGGGCATTAAGAAACTGTGGCACAGGTGTCACATCTGTAACCTCCACTTCCAGTTCAAACAGCACCTCCGGGACCACATGAACATTCACACCAACAGACGGCCTTACATCTGCCGGCTCTGCCGCAAGGCCTACGTGCATCCCGGCAGCCTGAGCACACACATGAACCTCCATCACGGGGAGAGCCGTCTGAAGAAACTCGTGTGCTGTGAGTTTTGTGCAAAAGTGTTTGGCCACGTCAGGGTCTACTTGGGCCACTTAAAAGAAGTACACCGGGTGgtcatcagcacggagccctccCCCGGCGAAAGGCAGCCAGGGGACGCATCCAAGAACAGAGGCCTGACCACGAGAGGGCCAGAGGGACCAGTGGAGAG GGAAAACAAGACAAGCCTGGAAGAAGACCTCCTCCTAACCCAGGCAGACGAAGTCAAATTACAAATCAAATGTGGCCGCTGTCAGATCACCGCTCCGTCTTTTGCTGAAATCAAGTTTCATTTACTTTACGTTCATGGAGAGGAAATTGAGGGCCGGCTGCAAGAGGAGGTCTTACCAGGAAGCACAGAAACTCAGGAAGAACTGGTGAAACACGCCACTCCTTTCTGGAAACAACATCCTGAGAGAAGGAAGCTGGTCAAGCGCTGTCCCCCTGATGAAGACTTACACGCATTTCCTAAACTAAAAAGGCAGCCCTGCCTTCATCATCACAGTGATGTGGAAAGACTCAGGAAAATGGAGGGAGTCCAAGCCGGACGCAGGGAGCCGCCAGGGTCGGCTCCCCGGGGCTCTGAGGGTCCCAGCCCCCACACCCTCCTCCTGGAGGCCCAATCAGGCTTTAACTGTGTCCTCTGTGCACAGACGCTGGCGAGGAAAGAAGAGGTCCTCCGGCACTGGGAGCAGGAGCACAACTGTGAGGACCCTCCCAAGCTGTGGACAATTTTAAGTGCACTCTCTAGCCAGGGGGTGAGCGGACTTCCCGGGGAAACTAAGAAATGA
- the ZNF438 gene encoding zinc finger protein 438 isoform X3, with amino-acid sequence MTDQAQDRLSSRSSVLGPLGVCSESNISSGTIQSGKGLQSKSHFRTIAPKLVPRVVTPRPLSCPSASLSDQVNSGPSINAKPLGVPTQNYALMQLAGQEGTFSLVALPPVPSTQPIQKPRLALPENLKLPIPRYQPLRNNKGSRRKPARSSSESGGGIPPAQTHTSLSPPDLPEPPHRPSPSEQVPSLDPSPTSVSTAALTHRRGPGDSPPPGTNSRGNLNPPATPMVSTPEEPSAKWGLAETPGKANVVSEETYRKPSAFASGKCREQADLAKAMTILSPAVFSSEVQLISPVPRGKLPILPYASGRAAEVCGGRPEGSLPGASMPGLRAACGKAPSVPERPTAASNMLGKTPAPQSPCESTFCAATRPDLSHKAKLSGGAAKRRVRRRKVPDEILAFQGKRRKCVVNKCKDSKERVKADLQESSDQKPGALKKYRSIMPKPVIVVSTLAPLTSPAGTLQPPMPSSLGQDVLLSSPLVPKYPSCKQDSGTSPQPGATLRNGLSGIKKLWHRCHICNLHFQFKQHLRDHMNIHTNRRPYICRLCRKAYVHPGSLSTHMNLHHGESRLKKLVCCEFCAKVFGHVRVYLGHLKEVHRVVISTEPSPGERQPGDASKNRGLTTRGPEGPVERENKTSLEEDLLLTQADEVKLQIKCGRCQITAPSFAEIKFHLLYVHGEEIEGRLQEEVLPGSTETQEELVKHATPFWKQHPERRKLVKRCPPDEDLHAFPKLKRQPCLHHHSDVERLRKMEGVQAGRREPPGSAPRGSEGPSPHTLLLEAQSGFNCVLCAQTLARKEEVLRHWEQEHNCEDPPKLWTILSALSSQGVSGLPGETKK; translated from the exons ATGACTGATCAAGCACAGGACCGCTTATCTTCCAGGTCTTCTGTACTCGGTCCGTTGGGAGTGTGCA GTGAATCAAACATCTCTTCTGGGACGATTCAGAGTGGGAAGGGTTTACAGAGTAAGAGTCACTTTAGGACCATTGCACCGAAACTCGTGCCCAGAGTCGTGACGCCCAGACCGCTGTCATGCCCTTCAGCATCACTCTCTGACCAGGTGAATTCTGGACCCTCCATCAATGCCAAGCCCCTGGGGGTGCCCACCCAAAATTATGCTCTGATGCAGCTTGCTGGACAGGAGGGGACGTTTTCTCTCGTTGCTCTGCCACCTGTCCCCTCCACTCAGCCAATCCAGAAACCCAGACTGGCGCTGCCTGAAAACCTGAAGCTGCCTATTCCCCGATACCAACCCCTGAGAAATAACAAAGGATCAAGAAGGAAACCTGCTCGGAGCTCCTCTGAGAGTGGAGGTGGCATACCTCCTGCCCAGACCCACACGTCCCTCTCCCCACCTGACCTTCCCGAACCCCCACACAGACCCAGTCCATCGGAGCAAGTGCCCTCACTAGACCCGAGCCCAACCAGCGTCAGCACAGCAGCACTGACCCACCGCCGTGGCCCCGGAGACTCTCCACCCCCAGGGACCAACAGCCGTGGCAATCTGAACCCTCCTGCCACCCCGATGGTGTCCACTCCAGAGGAGCCCTCAGCCAAGTGGGGCCTCGCAGAGACTCCAGGGAAGGCAAATGTGGTGAGTGAGGAAACCTACCGTAAACCTTCTGCCTTTGCCAGTGGAAAATGCAGAGAACAAGCTGATCTTGCAAAAGCCATGACCATCTTGTCTCCAGCTGTGTTCAGCAGTGAGGTTCAGCTGATCTCTCCGGTCCCCAGAGGTAAACTGCCCATCCTGCCCTATGCCAGCGGGAGAGCAGCAGAGGTGTGCGGGGGCCGGCCAGAAGGGAGCCTCCCGGGCGCTTCCATGCCCGGGCTCCGGGCAGCCTGTGGTAAGGCGCCCTCCGTCCCAGAGCGCCCTACTGCAGCCTCCAACATGCTCGGCAAGACACCTGCCCCACAGAGCCCCTGTGAAAGCACCTTTTGTGCGGCCACCAGACCGGATCTCAGCCACAAAGCAAAACTCAGCGGCGGGGCAGCAAAGAGAAGAGTAAGACGACGAAAGGTACCAGATGAAATTTTGGCATTtcaaggaaagaggaggaaatgtgTCGTTAATAAGTGTAAAGATAGTAAAGAAAGAGTAAAAGCTGATCTGCAAGAATCCAGTGACCAAAAACCAGGGGCTCTGAAGAAATACCGCAGCATCATGCCCAAGCCTGTGATTGTTGTGTCCACTTTGGCTCCCCTGACTTCTCCTGCAGGCACACTGCAGCCGCCGATGCCCAGCAGCCTCGGGCAGGACGTGTTGTTAAGCAGTCCCCTCGTGCCCAAGTACCCCAGCTGTAAGCAGGACAGCGGCACCTCCCCTCAGCCGGGCGCCACGCTGAGAAATGGACTCTCGGGCATTAAGAAACTGTGGCACAGGTGTCACATCTGTAACCTCCACTTCCAGTTCAAACAGCACCTCCGGGACCACATGAACATTCACACCAACAGACGGCCTTACATCTGCCGGCTCTGCCGCAAGGCCTACGTGCATCCCGGCAGCCTGAGCACACACATGAACCTCCATCACGGGGAGAGCCGTCTGAAGAAACTCGTGTGCTGTGAGTTTTGTGCAAAAGTGTTTGGCCACGTCAGGGTCTACTTGGGCCACTTAAAAGAAGTACACCGGGTGgtcatcagcacggagccctccCCCGGCGAAAGGCAGCCAGGGGACGCATCCAAGAACAGAGGCCTGACCACGAGAGGGCCAGAGGGACCAGTGGAGAG GGAAAACAAGACAAGCCTGGAAGAAGACCTCCTCCTAACCCAGGCAGACGAAGTCAAATTACAAATCAAATGTGGCCGCTGTCAGATCACCGCTCCGTCTTTTGCTGAAATCAAGTTTCATTTACTTTACGTTCATGGAGAGGAAATTGAGGGCCGGCTGCAAGAGGAGGTCTTACCAGGAAGCACAGAAACTCAGGAAGAACTGGTGAAACACGCCACTCCTTTCTGGAAACAACATCCTGAGAGAAGGAAGCTGGTCAAGCGCTGTCCCCCTGATGAAGACTTACACGCATTTCCTAAACTAAAAAGGCAGCCCTGCCTTCATCATCACAGTGATGTGGAAAGACTCAGGAAAATGGAGGGAGTCCAAGCCGGACGCAGGGAGCCGCCAGGGTCGGCTCCCCGGGGCTCTGAGGGTCCCAGCCCCCACACCCTCCTCCTGGAGGCCCAATCAGGCTTTAACTGTGTCCTCTGTGCACAGACGCTGGCGAGGAAAGAAGAGGTCCTCCGGCACTGGGAGCAGGAGCACAACTGTGAGGACCCTCCCAAGCTGTGGACAATTTTAAGTGCACTCTCTAGCCAGGGGGTGAGCGGACTTCCCGGGGAAACTAAGAAATGA